The Erythrobacter sp. Alg231-14 genome has a segment encoding these proteins:
- a CDS encoding MBL fold metallo-hydrolase, which produces MSDALAQWQIGHATITAVVEQDLVMDGLISKAKPEALAQIPWLHPHFVDADGRMLALVQCFVIEIDGKIIVVDTCVGDEKDLPSDPAWHRQHFGLLRKFADAGFDPAAVDMVLCTHLHLDHVGINTQLIDGEWVPTFPNARYLFARTEYEHWEAEAKKDPVDPSTLERPFDRYQAGFQATQKRVHEQSVEPVMQAGLAELVDPPCEPIPGIQLVPTTGHTPGHVSVAVHSQGEAALITGDAFHHPCQIARADWATVADYDRAESSATRARMLEELGASGALMLGTHFARPTGGRVVRDGDSWKMEV; this is translated from the coding sequence AACGATCACAGCGGTGGTGGAGCAGGATTTGGTCATGGATGGCCTGATCAGCAAAGCCAAGCCTGAGGCCCTCGCCCAGATCCCGTGGTTGCATCCGCATTTCGTGGATGCAGATGGACGGATGTTGGCGCTGGTCCAATGCTTTGTGATTGAAATCGACGGCAAGATAATCGTGGTCGACACATGCGTTGGCGATGAGAAAGATTTGCCCAGCGATCCGGCATGGCATCGCCAACATTTTGGACTGCTTCGAAAATTTGCCGATGCTGGGTTTGATCCGGCGGCAGTGGACATGGTGTTGTGCACGCATTTGCACCTGGATCATGTGGGCATCAACACGCAATTGATCGACGGCGAATGGGTGCCAACCTTCCCCAACGCTCGATATCTTTTTGCACGGACGGAATACGAACATTGGGAAGCGGAGGCGAAGAAAGACCCCGTTGATCCCAGCACATTGGAACGTCCATTTGACCGTTATCAGGCTGGTTTTCAGGCGACACAGAAACGCGTGCATGAACAATCGGTAGAGCCTGTGATGCAAGCCGGTTTGGCGGAATTGGTTGATCCGCCGTGTGAACCCATTCCCGGCATTCAGCTGGTCCCAACCACGGGGCACACGCCGGGTCATGTCAGCGTGGCTGTGCATTCCCAAGGGGAAGCCGCGTTGATCACGGGCGATGCATTCCATCACCCATGCCAGATTGCTCGGGCCGATTGGGCCACTGTCGCGGATTATGACCGCGCCGAATCGTCCGCCACCCGTGCGCGCATGTTGGAAGAATTGGGCGCATCGGGCGCTTTGATGCTGGGCACTCATTTTGCGCGGCCAACCGGCGGGCGCGTTGTGCGAGACGGAGACAGTTGGAAGATGGAAGTATGA